Proteins from a genomic interval of Colletes latitarsis isolate SP2378_abdomen chromosome 12, iyColLati1, whole genome shotgun sequence:
- the Dysb gene encoding dystrobrevin binding protein dysbindin, giving the protein MFGSLRNKFQTVQEGISASIRGLTVTENPRHKKSVNIRNVNYNAGADILHRYQLQWNELHELTEENALKAQEADKLIGSIYERLEQEWKSIICLNSTLAYIPKINNAIHDLMDQIGTLQEMFEEVETSIYRLEDLNEMLDLQSRQLDHRFQLALYEEKKLGELNIVKAKLANEHTERVSQYEHKLQKMMKERRETFEEVFKEQLEEYKATGSISKLPVTQQGPSLDEIVLDVDSTTFNEFLEN; this is encoded by the exons ATGTTTGGTTCCTTGCGTAATAAATTTCAAACAGTACAAGAAGGTATATCAGCTAG TATCCGAGGATTAACTGTTACTGAGAATCCACGACACAAAAAATCTGTTAATATTCGAAATGTTAATTATAATGCAGGGGCTGATATCTTACATAGATATCAATTACAGTGGAATGAGTTACACGAGCTTACAGAAGAAAATGCACTGAAAGCTCAAGAGGCAGATAAACTTATAGGAAGTATTTATGAAAGGCTTGAACAAGAATGGAaaagtattatatgtttgaatAGCACTTTAGCTTACATTCCAAAAATTAACAATGCAATACATGACCTGATGGATCAAATAG GAACATTACAAGAAATGTTTGAAGAGGTAGAAACTTCTATTTATCGATTAGAAGATTTAAATGAAATGTTAGATTTACAGAGTAGACAATTGGATCATCGATTTCAATTAGCTTTATACGAAGAAAAGAAACTTGGAGAATTAAATATTGTGAAAG CAAAATTAGCCAATgaacacactgaaagagtatcACAATATGAACATAAGCTACAGAAGATGATGAAAGAAAGACGAGAAACGTTTGAGGAAGTCTTTAAAGAGCAACTCGAAGAATATAAAGCAACAGGATCAATATCTA AGCTACCGGTGACACAACAAGGGCCATCTTTGGATGAAATAGTTTTAGATGTAGATTCAACAACGTTCAatgaatttttagaaaattaa